A stretch of Chitinophagaceae bacterium DNA encodes these proteins:
- a CDS encoding rRNA pseudouridine synthase has translation MSQSPFQKFASKKKNSVVKEEFRQEKKKYRKERNAFFEKKKEEEYQARQAKKKGMAPAAANSAKGRSPVIAGDEKPVRSPKSAHPPAGKTGTKSAKATAANDNAPTGIMPLNKYLAHCGVCSRRDAVALINAGKVKVNGVVATEPGYKVQEKDEVFYNGKKLFVTRNLVYILLNKPKDYITTTDDPQGRKTVLQLIKNATTERVYPIGRLDRNTSGVLLLTNDGDLTQKLSHPSYEIKKIYEVKLDKPLAKTDFDKIVKGLKLEDGEIHIDSLAYADSKDKSIIGIELHSGRNRIVRRIFEHLGYDVKGLDRVMYANLTKKNVERSKWRYLSEKEIRLLKYMNASKKK, from the coding sequence ATGAGCCAGTCGCCATTTCAGAAATTTGCATCAAAAAAGAAAAACAGCGTTGTAAAGGAAGAATTCCGCCAGGAAAAGAAAAAATACCGCAAGGAGCGTAATGCATTTTTTGAAAAGAAGAAGGAAGAAGAATACCAGGCCAGGCAGGCAAAGAAAAAAGGAATGGCTCCTGCAGCGGCCAATTCAGCCAAAGGAAGATCACCTGTTATAGCCGGCGATGAAAAGCCTGTAAGATCACCAAAATCAGCACACCCGCCTGCCGGAAAGACGGGCACAAAGTCAGCAAAAGCAACAGCGGCCAATGACAATGCCCCCACCGGCATCATGCCCCTGAATAAATACCTGGCACATTGCGGGGTATGTTCCAGGAGGGATGCTGTTGCACTGATAAATGCAGGCAAAGTAAAAGTGAACGGGGTAGTTGCCACGGAGCCTGGCTACAAGGTCCAGGAAAAAGACGAGGTGTTTTACAACGGCAAAAAACTGTTTGTTACCAGGAACCTGGTTTACATCCTGCTGAATAAACCAAAAGATTATATCACCACCACCGATGATCCGCAAGGAAGAAAAACGGTATTGCAGTTAATTAAAAATGCCACCACGGAAAGGGTATATCCCATCGGAAGGCTGGACCGGAACACGTCGGGTGTTTTACTGCTCACCAATGATGGCGACCTTACCCAAAAATTATCCCACCCCAGCTACGAGATAAAAAAGATCTACGAAGTAAAATTAGACAAGCCGCTTGCCAAAACTGATTTCGACAAAATTGTAAAGGGACTGAAATTAGAAGACGGGGAAATTCATATTGACAGCCTGGCGTATGCTGACAGCAAGGATAAATCCATCATTGGCATTGAACTGCACAGCGGCCGCAACCGCATTGTGCGCCGAATATTTGAACACCTGGGCTATGATGTGAAAGGGCTGGACCGGGTGATGTATGCCAACCTCACCAAAAAAAATGTAGAACGAAGCAAGTGGCGTTACCT
- the rlmN gene encoding 23S rRNA (adenine(2503)-C(2))-methyltransferase RlmN, with amino-acid sequence MTAVKNIRTLSLPELKEYFESIGDKKFRAIQTYEWIWKKNAQSFDDMSNLSRELRQKLAENFSLPAITVDTSQVSSDGTVKSRFKTFDGHFVEGVLIPTEKRQTACVSSQIGCSLSCKFCATGYMDRKRNLNFDEIYDQVALLNQQSEKVYGTKLTNIVFMGMGEPLLNYKNVLQAIDRITANDGMGMSPKRITVSTAGVAKQIRQLGDDKVRFNLALSLHAASDKKRDAIMPINESNSIEVLIEALNYFYEQTKNDITLEYILFKDVNDSIEDANDLIKIYRQIPTHLINVIEYNPIDNASFMKPDEDKTQQFTDYLAKHRVNVRLRRSRGKDIDAACGQLANKK; translated from the coding sequence ATGACCGCAGTAAAGAACATACGCACCCTCAGCCTGCCCGAATTGAAGGAATATTTTGAGTCCATTGGTGACAAAAAATTCAGGGCCATACAGACCTATGAATGGATATGGAAGAAGAATGCCCAGAGTTTTGACGATATGAGCAACCTGTCCAGGGAACTGAGGCAGAAATTGGCAGAGAATTTTTCATTGCCCGCCATTACGGTGGATACCAGCCAGGTAAGCAGCGACGGAACGGTGAAGTCGAGATTTAAAACCTTTGACGGGCATTTTGTGGAAGGGGTGCTGATCCCTACGGAAAAAAGGCAAACGGCCTGTGTGTCTTCCCAGATCGGCTGCAGCCTGAGTTGTAAATTTTGCGCCACCGGTTATATGGACCGCAAACGTAACCTGAACTTTGACGAGATCTATGACCAGGTGGCATTGCTGAACCAGCAAAGTGAAAAAGTGTACGGGACCAAACTCACCAATATCGTTTTCATGGGCATGGGAGAGCCATTGCTGAATTATAAGAATGTGTTGCAGGCAATAGACCGGATCACTGCCAACGACGGTATGGGCATGAGCCCGAAAAGGATCACCGTATCAACAGCAGGTGTTGCCAAACAGATCAGGCAATTGGGTGATGATAAGGTACGGTTCAACCTCGCCCTTTCTCTGCACGCTGCCAGCGATAAAAAAAGGGATGCCATCATGCCCATCAACGAAAGCAATAGTATTGAAGTGCTGATCGAAGCGCTGAATTATTTTTATGAGCAGACAAAGAATGACATCACCCTGGAATACATTCTGTTCAAAGACGTAAATGATTCCATTGAAGACGCCAATGACCTGATAAAGATCTACCGGCAGATCCCCACGCACCTCATCAACGTGATCGAATACAACCCGATCGATAATGCCTCCTTCATGAAACCCGATGAAGATAAGACACAGCAGTTTACCGACTACCTGGCCAAACACCGGGTGAATGTACGCCTGCGCAGGAGCCGGGGCAAGGATATTGATGCCGCCTGCGGCCAACTGGCAAATAAAAAATAG
- a CDS encoding PQQ-dependent sugar dehydrogenase, which yields MHKYLLLLIIFVYSGSSCNSAPGTNTSVDAPPDSVRIIKGGLDHPWEIRWGKDDHIWMTERGGKISKLDPKTGATVFSASIAEVVSRGEGGLLGMVQHPDFLHNGLFYVVYNYKGRGDYSEKLVQMKYENGNIRPVKTILENIPAAHFHNGSRLLITGADPKLFMTTGDATVQRNAQNTLSVSGKVLRFNLDGTIPADNPFPGSPVWSYGHRNQQGLVVVNGILYASEHGPAIEDEVNIIEKGRNYGWPNVNGYCDQPDESAFCTSANVKEPIWSSGGNTLAVCGLDHYNNNRIPAWKNCLLMVSLKDASLRALKLNADGKRVIGQQTYFKNRFGRLRDICVSTSGKVYLCTSNGSNGDVLVEIFK from the coding sequence ATGCATAAGTACCTTTTATTATTGATCATTTTTGTTTACTCAGGCAGCAGTTGTAATTCTGCCCCCGGTACGAATACTTCGGTTGATGCTCCCCCGGATTCGGTACGGATAATTAAGGGCGGGCTGGATCATCCCTGGGAAATACGCTGGGGCAAGGACGATCATATCTGGATGACCGAACGGGGAGGGAAGATCAGCAAACTGGACCCCAAAACAGGTGCCACGGTCTTTTCAGCATCCATTGCCGAAGTGGTAAGCCGGGGTGAAGGTGGTTTGCTGGGCATGGTACAGCACCCGGATTTTTTACACAATGGATTGTTCTACGTGGTGTATAATTACAAAGGCCGCGGAGATTATTCAGAGAAGCTGGTGCAGATGAAATACGAGAATGGGAATATACGGCCGGTAAAAACAATTCTTGAGAATATACCCGCAGCCCATTTTCACAACGGCTCCCGGCTTTTGATAACAGGCGCCGACCCCAAACTTTTTATGACCACCGGCGATGCCACCGTTCAAAGAAATGCGCAAAATACGTTGTCTGTTTCAGGCAAAGTGCTGCGGTTTAACCTGGATGGAACCATCCCGGCTGATAATCCCTTTCCCGGTTCGCCGGTATGGAGTTATGGCCACCGCAACCAGCAGGGTTTGGTTGTTGTGAACGGCATCCTGTATGCCAGTGAGCACGGGCCTGCCATCGAAGATGAGGTGAACATCATTGAAAAGGGCCGAAACTATGGCTGGCCAAATGTGAATGGTTACTGCGACCAGCCGGATGAAAGCGCTTTTTGTACGTCGGCCAATGTGAAGGAACCCATCTGGAGCAGCGGCGGGAATACCCTTGCTGTTTGCGGACTGGACCATTACAATAACAACCGGATCCCCGCCTGGAAGAATTGTTTATTGATGGTTTCACTGAAGGATGCCAGTTTGCGGGCGCTTAAGCTGAATGCTGATGGCAAAAGAGTGATTGGCCAGCAGACTTATTTTAAAAACCGCTTTGGGCGGTTGAGGGATATTTGTGTATCAACTTCAGGTAAAGTTTACCTATGTACAAGTAATGGAAGTAATGGAGATGTGCTGGTGGAGATATTTAAATAA
- a CDS encoding OmpA family protein, which translates to MKSIFFLSSLYIVLTGSLPHPGNNTACRSGFIVNADTVPASANIKAYSKYDFVPGEKVIGFEDFSTGSIGDFPAGWNTNGAAEIVTIEGKPGRWLWLTKPSVFMPEFTDKYPEDFTFEFDLLHGKINGGGMSVALVQLDNISQPQHWTLGANSIKFQLNNANNGGKTGDSKYEIRKNSVSESANAVQTDLLSDAHNPVHISIWRQKERVRLYVNQEKVWDIPKALAREAKLNSIIFYVTYAEATVQHYIGNLRLAIGAPDTRNKLLTQNKWVTHGILFDVNSANIKPESYGTLKEIANVLKENADMKVKIVGHTDSDGVDAANLDLSKRRSASVKAALAKEFGIDENRMETDGKGESQPVDKNDSPAGKANNRRVEFIKI; encoded by the coding sequence ATGAAAAGTATATTTTTTTTAAGTTCCTTGTACATTGTCCTGACCGGGTCGCTCCCACACCCCGGTAATAATACTGCTTGCCGGTCAGGTTTTATAGTAAATGCAGATACTGTTCCAGCATCTGCAAATATCAAAGCGTACAGCAAGTACGATTTTGTGCCGGGTGAAAAAGTGATTGGCTTTGAAGATTTTTCAACCGGATCCATCGGTGATTTCCCTGCGGGATGGAATACGAACGGCGCTGCCGAGATCGTAACGATAGAAGGTAAACCGGGAAGATGGTTATGGCTTACCAAACCCAGCGTGTTCATGCCCGAGTTCACAGATAAATATCCCGAGGATTTTACGTTTGAATTTGACCTGCTTCACGGGAAAATCAACGGGGGAGGGATGAGTGTGGCCCTTGTTCAGCTTGATAATATTTCGCAGCCCCAGCACTGGACACTGGGAGCAAACAGTATAAAATTCCAGTTGAATAATGCAAATAACGGAGGGAAGACGGGTGATTCAAAATATGAAATACGAAAGAATTCCGTAAGTGAATCTGCCAACGCAGTGCAAACTGACCTTTTAAGTGACGCACACAACCCGGTTCATATTTCCATCTGGCGGCAAAAAGAACGAGTGAGGCTTTATGTGAACCAGGAAAAGGTATGGGATATTCCAAAAGCGCTGGCCAGGGAAGCCAAACTGAACTCCATTATTTTTTACGTAACCTATGCTGAAGCCACGGTGCAACATTATATCGGCAACCTGCGGCTGGCCATTGGAGCACCGGATACAAGAAATAAACTGCTTACCCAGAATAAATGGGTGACACATGGTATACTGTTCGATGTGAACAGCGCCAATATCAAACCAGAATCTTATGGCACTTTAAAAGAAATAGCGAATGTGCTGAAAGAAAATGCCGACATGAAAGTGAAGATCGTAGGTCATACCGATTCCGACGGAGTCGATGCAGCCAACCTCGATCTCTCCAAACGCCGGTCTGCATCAGTTAAAGCTGCCCTGGCAAAGGAATTCGGCATTGATGAAAACCGGATGGAAACAGATGGTAAGGGAGAAAGCCAGCCCGTAGACAAGAACGACAGCCCTGCAGGCAAAGCCAATAACCGGAGGGTGGAGTTTATTAAGATCTAA
- a CDS encoding response regulator transcription factor, producing MPVKVSIVEDLAEVREGLADLVRSDKELLLLDNFEDAESAAEKLPTIQPDIVIMDINLPGMSGIDCIKKIKEKCPATQFMMFTVYENDEKVLKALQAGATGYLLKRTHPERILESIKELNQGGSPMSSNIARKLVNIFLTEKKVTKKEILSERENEVLQLLADGLLYKEIADRLHIVHGTVRQHIHNIYEKLHVQNRTEAVNKYFERN from the coding sequence ATGCCGGTAAAAGTTTCCATAGTTGAAGACCTTGCTGAAGTAAGAGAAGGACTTGCTGATCTTGTACGGTCGGACAAAGAGTTATTGTTACTTGATAATTTTGAAGATGCTGAATCTGCTGCAGAAAAACTTCCTACCATACAACCTGATATCGTCATCATGGACATCAACCTTCCCGGTATGAGTGGGATTGATTGCATCAAAAAGATTAAAGAAAAATGCCCGGCTACCCAGTTCATGATGTTCACCGTATATGAAAATGATGAAAAAGTGTTGAAGGCGCTGCAGGCAGGAGCCACCGGCTATTTACTAAAACGCACCCACCCCGAACGCATCCTGGAAAGCATTAAAGAACTGAACCAGGGCGGCTCACCCATGAGCAGCAACATTGCCCGTAAGTTGGTCAATATTTTCCTGACCGAAAAGAAAGTGACAAAAAAAGAAATACTGTCCGAAAGAGAAAATGAAGTGCTTCAGTTGCTTGCCGACGGATTGCTGTACAAAGAGATCGCCGACCGCCTGCATATCGTACATGGCACGGTACGCCAGCACATACATAATATTTATGAAAAACTCCATGTTCAGAACCGTACCGAAGCGGTCAATAAATATTTTGAGCGGAACTGA
- a CDS encoding acetyl-CoA C-acyltransferase — protein MQTVYIIDAVRTPIGKYGGALSGVRPDDLLAHVIKVLVSRNSSIDVNAIEDVIAGDANQSGEDNRNVARMAALLAGLPNTVAGNTVNRLCASGLQAIMDAARAIACGDGDLIIACGVESMSRAPFVVPKSTSAFAREPQIADTTLGWRFVNKRLAEMYYPYTMGETAENVAKRWNISRHAQDEFAIESQKKYERAFAENKWKDEITPIQVQIDKEVFDFDKDEHPRLTSLEKLKLLKPAFAKDGTVTAGNSSGINDGAAAILLASEAAVKKYGLQPMAKIVSMAVVGVDPAIMGIGPVPATKKALDRAGLHVADLDLIELNEAFASQSIACIHDLGLDLEKVNVNGGAIALGHPLGCSGVRISTTLLHELKRRNGRYGLATMCVGVGQGAAIIYEGL, from the coding sequence ATGCAAACAGTCTATATAATTGATGCCGTACGTACACCCATAGGAAAATATGGTGGCGCATTAAGCGGTGTAAGGCCCGATGACCTGCTGGCACATGTTATTAAAGTGCTGGTAAGCCGCAATTCCAGCATTGATGTAAATGCCATTGAAGACGTGATCGCCGGCGATGCCAACCAAAGCGGGGAAGACAACCGCAATGTGGCCCGCATGGCAGCATTGCTGGCCGGGTTGCCAAACACCGTGGCAGGTAATACGGTGAACCGGCTTTGCGCCAGTGGACTGCAGGCCATTATGGATGCAGCCCGTGCCATTGCGTGCGGGGATGGTGACCTGATCATTGCCTGCGGGGTGGAGAGTATGAGCAGGGCTCCTTTTGTTGTTCCCAAAAGCACCAGCGCTTTTGCAAGAGAGCCGCAGATCGCTGATACAACCCTGGGCTGGCGCTTTGTGAATAAACGGCTGGCTGAAATGTATTACCCCTATACCATGGGCGAAACAGCCGAGAATGTTGCCAAACGATGGAACATCAGCCGCCATGCACAGGATGAATTTGCAATAGAAAGCCAAAAGAAATACGAACGGGCCTTTGCAGAAAATAAGTGGAAGGATGAGATCACGCCCATACAGGTTCAGATAGATAAAGAGGTCTTTGATTTTGATAAGGATGAACATCCCCGCCTGACAAGCCTGGAAAAACTGAAATTATTAAAACCGGCCTTTGCCAAAGACGGAACGGTTACTGCCGGAAACAGCAGCGGTATCAACGACGGTGCTGCAGCGATATTACTGGCCAGTGAAGCGGCGGTTAAAAAGTACGGCCTGCAGCCTATGGCCAAAATAGTAAGCATGGCAGTAGTAGGGGTTGATCCTGCCATCATGGGCATTGGACCGGTACCTGCTACAAAAAAAGCATTGGACAGGGCCGGACTGCATGTTGCCGATCTCGACCTGATCGAATTGAATGAGGCATTTGCATCGCAGTCCATTGCCTGCATTCACGACCTGGGATTAGACCTTGAAAAAGTAAATGTGAACGGAGGAGCCATCGCACTCGGCCACCCGTTGGGTTGCAGCGGCGTTCGGATCTCCACAACGCTGCTTCATGAACTGAAAAGAAGGAATGGAAGATATGGACTGGCTACAATGTGTGTGGGGGTGGGGCAGGGGGCTGCGATAATTTATGAAGGTTTATAA
- a CDS encoding histidine--tRNA ligase — translation MTKPSIPQGTRDFSAEVVRKRNYIFSTIRNVFELYGFQPLETPAMENLETLMGKYGEEGDKLIFKILNNGLDNPEKEKQVREDLEKVLQGKNVKGITERALKYDLTIPFARYVAMNHTRLTFPFRRYQIQPVWRADRPQKGRYREFTQCDADVVGSLSLVNEVELATIYHEVFVQLKIKNYELRINSRKILTALAELCGGADKMTDITIAIDKLDKIGLEKVKEELQQRGLNNEQVKTIENYLNISGSNEEKLSSIRSLIGSIESGKQGIEEVEFVFQQTCLPDRQAKNTNLIIDFTLARGLNYYTGIIFEAKAPEEVKMGSIGGGGRYDDLTGLFGVPNIPGVGISFGVDRIYDVLEEMNLFPENLQMGTKALFFNMGEAESRFAFGIMQKLRSSGIACELYHEPVKINKQFTYAEKKNIPFVIIIGSKEMEEKNCPVKNLSTGVQEVVSFEKLADYLKNL, via the coding sequence ATGACAAAACCATCCATTCCTCAAGGCACCAGAGATTTTTCGGCAGAAGTTGTACGAAAGAGGAATTATATTTTTTCCACCATAAGAAATGTGTTTGAACTGTATGGTTTTCAGCCATTGGAAACCCCCGCGATGGAAAACCTGGAAACACTGATGGGCAAATATGGGGAAGAGGGAGATAAACTCATCTTCAAGATACTGAACAACGGACTTGATAATCCCGAGAAAGAAAAACAGGTCAGGGAGGATCTTGAAAAAGTACTGCAAGGAAAGAATGTAAAAGGCATTACCGAAAGGGCATTGAAATACGACCTTACCATTCCCTTTGCCCGCTACGTGGCGATGAACCACACGAGACTCACTTTCCCTTTCCGGCGATACCAGATACAACCGGTGTGGCGGGCCGACCGTCCGCAAAAGGGACGCTACCGGGAGTTTACACAATGCGATGCCGATGTGGTTGGCAGCCTTTCCTTAGTGAATGAAGTAGAACTTGCTACTATTTATCATGAAGTGTTTGTTCAATTAAAAATTAAAAATTATGAATTAAGAATTAACAGTCGCAAGATTTTAACAGCGTTGGCTGAGCTATGCGGGGGTGCAGATAAAATGACCGATATCACCATTGCCATCGATAAATTAGATAAGATCGGTTTAGAAAAAGTAAAAGAAGAACTGCAACAGCGTGGTTTGAATAATGAACAGGTAAAAACGATCGAAAACTACCTGAACATTTCCGGAAGCAATGAAGAAAAATTATCCTCCATAAGGTCTTTGATCGGCTCCATAGAAAGCGGCAAACAGGGAATTGAAGAAGTGGAATTCGTATTTCAGCAAACCTGCCTACCGGACAGGCAGGCAAAAAATACCAATCTGATCATTGATTTTACTTTAGCGAGAGGATTGAATTATTATACAGGCATCATCTTCGAAGCCAAAGCGCCCGAAGAAGTGAAGATGGGAAGCATTGGTGGCGGTGGACGCTATGATGACCTGACCGGTTTATTCGGTGTACCCAATATCCCGGGTGTTGGTATTTCATTTGGTGTTGACCGGATATATGATGTACTGGAAGAAATGAACCTGTTCCCGGAAAACCTCCAGATGGGTACCAAGGCATTGTTCTTTAATATGGGCGAAGCGGAAAGCCGGTTTGCATTCGGCATCATGCAGAAACTCCGCAGCAGCGGCATCGCCTGCGAATTGTACCACGAGCCGGTAAAGATCAACAAACAATTCACATACGCAGAAAAGAAAAATATTCCATTTGTGATCATCATCGGCAGTAAAGAAATGGAAGAGAAGAATTGCCCGGTGAAGAACCTGTCAACCGGTGTACAGGAAGTGGTCTCATTTGAGAAACTGGCAGACTATCTGAAAAATCTCTGA
- a CDS encoding four helix bundle protein: MFLDLAHTKLDVFITGKNFVPACYRISKSLPSEERFNMVQQLRRAALSVQLNIAEGSSRKSEAERRRFYEISRGSLIEIDAIFDIAVSLEYFKKEELAETGTLMLKTFQMLSKMIVY; the protein is encoded by the coding sequence ATGTTTTTAGATTTAGCACATACTAAACTGGATGTTTTTATCACAGGTAAGAATTTTGTCCCAGCCTGTTACAGGATATCAAAATCACTGCCTTCCGAAGAGCGGTTTAATATGGTACAGCAGTTAAGAAGGGCTGCCCTGTCAGTTCAGCTTAATATAGCCGAGGGAAGTTCAAGAAAATCAGAGGCTGAAAGAAGGAGATTTTATGAAATATCCAGGGGTTCATTGATTGAAATAGATGCTATTTTTGACATAGCAGTTTCTTTAGAATATTTTAAAAAAGAAGAATTGGCAGAAACCGGGACGTTGATGCTAAAAACTTTTCAAATGCTCAGTAAAATGATTGTTTACTAA
- a CDS encoding low molecular weight phosphotyrosine protein phosphatase — translation MVCLGNICRSPMAEGILQDRARKAGLNWTVESAGTNGYHTGEPPHHLGIKVARENGVDISNQRSRRFMADDLEQFDRIYAMANDVLEDIKRISRNKFNATKVDLFLNEVYPGEDRDVPDPWYGGEQDFHEAYKLIDEVCELIVRREQSVVSSRE, via the coding sequence ATGGTTTGCCTGGGCAATATCTGCCGCAGCCCGATGGCGGAAGGAATCCTGCAGGATAGGGCCCGGAAGGCGGGATTGAACTGGACCGTGGAAAGCGCCGGCACCAACGGATACCATACCGGCGAGCCCCCGCATCACCTGGGCATTAAGGTAGCAAGGGAAAATGGCGTTGACATCAGCAACCAGCGGAGCAGGCGCTTTATGGCAGATGACCTTGAACAATTCGATCGCATTTACGCCATGGCAAATGATGTGCTGGAAGATATAAAACGGATCAGCAGAAATAAATTCAACGCAACTAAAGTAGATTTGTTTTTAAATGAGGTTTACCCGGGCGAAGACCGGGATGTGCCGGATCCCTGGTACGGAGGAGAACAGGATTTTCATGAAGCCTATAAGCTGATAGATGAAGTATGCGAACTGATCGTGAGACGTGAGCAGTCAGTCGTGAGCAGCCGGGAATAA